The Cellulophaga sp. L1A9 genome window below encodes:
- a CDS encoding ATP-binding cassette domain-containing protein, with amino-acid sequence MNYSSENTLLYVENLSVAYGDKTIIKDINLVEKDTIRTGEVTGQVIAVVGRSGTGKSTFFKALTGLVKPTSGKVLIADTATENAENDAKEVHEGDIGFVDQKYTLFRNKTVYEALLFALRKKEMPKEAKNEKILTYLKEWGLEKAKDQYPCELSGGQRQRTAIIEQIFSSGHYMVLDEPFSGLDVGNIEDVKKAFKLITESHEYNTIIYSTHDIELAVELADSIYIIGYPEVDGKKMTYGSIVKHFDMKEIGLAWKEFGLGHLDIVKQIKAIMLS; translated from the coding sequence ATGAATTACAGCAGTGAAAATACATTACTCTACGTTGAAAACCTAAGTGTTGCTTATGGTGATAAGACAATCATAAAGGATATTAATCTTGTAGAAAAGGACACCATTAGAACCGGTGAAGTTACCGGCCAAGTAATTGCCGTAGTTGGACGATCTGGAACAGGAAAATCTACCTTCTTTAAAGCCTTAACAGGCTTAGTAAAGCCTACATCAGGGAAAGTATTAATAGCCGATACAGCAACTGAAAATGCTGAAAACGATGCTAAAGAGGTTCACGAAGGAGATATAGGATTTGTAGACCAAAAGTATACCCTATTTAGAAACAAAACGGTTTATGAAGCACTGTTATTTGCGCTTCGGAAGAAGGAAATGCCCAAGGAAGCTAAAAACGAGAAAATTCTAACGTATTTAAAAGAATGGGGCCTTGAAAAAGCAAAGGATCAATACCCTTGTGAACTTTCTGGTGGACAACGCCAAAGGACCGCGATTATAGAACAGATCTTTTCATCAGGACATTACATGGTTTTAGACGAGCCTTTTTCTGGTTTGGATGTAGGCAATATTGAAGATGTAAAAAAAGCATTTAAATTAATTACAGAAAGCCATGAATACAATACCATCATTTACTCTACACACGACATAGAACTGGCTGTAGAATTGGCTGATAGCATCTATATTATCGGGTATCCTGAAGTGGACGGTAAGAAAATGACTTACGGTAGTATTGTAAAGCATTTTGACATGAAAGAGATCGGGTTGGCATGGAAAGAATTTGGTCTTGGCCATTTAGATATTGTAAAACAAATAAAAGCCATCATGTTATCTTAA
- a CDS encoding ABC transporter permease: MKNIFTPFENVSKNTKLVIVLVWIVALFGIWFASSMGDRHLFPSPQQVLQGFSELYNEGLVVHIGNSLLLCFSAIIIAIFISLTFSYLSTVPVIQPVAKTLSKLRYLPLTGITFYLAILISDARTMQIWVLVVFMSTYLTTSLLSMVNSIPQEEFDHARSLGCNRWEVLWEVVVKGRIDYVIDVIRQNLAIVWMMLVTVESILVAAGGLGFLIKNSDKFMNHGRIIALQIVILALGLSIDFVLNYLRKSFFRYSKI, translated from the coding sequence ATGAAAAACATATTTACACCTTTTGAAAATGTAAGCAAGAATACAAAACTTGTTATTGTCCTGGTATGGATTGTAGCGCTTTTCGGAATCTGGTTTGCTTCAAGTATGGGCGATAGACATTTATTCCCTTCACCTCAACAAGTTCTGCAAGGTTTTTCAGAACTTTACAATGAGGGTTTGGTTGTACATATTGGAAATTCACTTTTATTGTGTTTTTCTGCCATTATTATTGCCATCTTCATTTCATTAACATTTAGCTACTTGTCTACGGTTCCTGTAATACAACCGGTAGCCAAAACATTAAGTAAATTAAGGTATTTACCGCTTACAGGAATCACCTTCTATTTGGCTATTTTGATAAGTGATGCTAGAACCATGCAAATTTGGGTTTTGGTAGTTTTTATGAGCACCTATTTAACCACGTCATTATTGAGTATGGTAAATAGCATTCCGCAAGAAGAATTTGACCATGCTAGATCGCTTGGCTGTAATAGATGGGAAGTATTATGGGAAGTGGTGGTTAAAGGAAGAATAGATTATGTTATTGATGTTATACGTCAAAACCTTGCCATTGTTTGGATGATGTTAGTTACGGTGGAATCTATTTTGGTTGCCGCTGGAGGTTTAGGTTTTTTAATCAAAAACTCAGATAAGTTTATGAATCATGGTAGAATTATTGCCTTGCAAATTGTGATCTTAGCACTAGGCCTTTCTATTGATTTTGTATTAAACTATTTAAGAAAAAGCTTTTTCAGATATTCAAAAATATAA
- a CDS encoding OmpA family protein, translating to MGKILRTKKLTTLSELLIVVVLLGGILGAVYYFAPGLRVGEAKTLDELNVDKNEVNNVITSAKLPLPSTSTSSDVKNKPLVRIAAYAWNAQSGIIVANGGPKTTKGSLMEQNGVNLEIIRQDWLSELRNMQMKFVEEFDRGEEYPDADKSAFAIIMMGDGAPFYISTMQQALDDKFGKDKYHVQVVGAVGISYGEDKLIGPPSWKVDPKSMKGALISTVLGDGDWVTALNYAFANGLKVNPDSNTYDPEAVNFYPSQDDDYIKSAEELIKSQKSGWTVPLKEVKNGKLTGKTINKKIDGCATWTPGDKMVFDALSGFTDVASTKEFNNQMATTVIAVKEWSTQHPQIVSNILKSALTASNQMKQYDEWQVRASEAVADTYDLESAKYWYDMFKGQKGSKNGIDYNMGGSRVFNYSDVMQYYGITDGTNRYKAVYNQVSTYLKELNPFGFNESVKRIVPYDEAVNLYFIKNINDIESGTAYKADYTKEASEVMASGEWNISFDTGSANISASSQSTLETIYNLLIQAEDTKLSLEGHTDNTGSSEANYDLSQRRAQAVVNFLRTKGIPQSRFQNVIGKGEDEPVENNSTNSGRAKNRRVVIVLLK from the coding sequence ATGGGTAAGATTTTACGAACAAAGAAACTCACTACCTTATCAGAATTATTAATAGTAGTCGTATTACTAGGTGGTATTCTAGGTGCTGTATATTACTTTGCACCAGGATTACGAGTTGGTGAAGCAAAAACACTAGACGAACTTAATGTGGATAAGAATGAAGTAAACAATGTAATTACTTCTGCGAAATTACCATTACCATCTACCAGTACCTCTAGCGATGTGAAAAACAAACCTTTGGTACGTATTGCTGCGTATGCATGGAATGCACAATCAGGAATTATTGTAGCGAACGGGGGGCCTAAAACAACTAAAGGTTCTTTGATGGAGCAAAACGGTGTTAATCTTGAAATTATTCGTCAAGATTGGTTATCAGAATTGCGTAACATGCAAATGAAATTCGTTGAAGAATTTGACCGTGGTGAAGAATACCCTGATGCAGACAAAAGTGCTTTTGCCATTATTATGATGGGAGATGGTGCTCCTTTTTACATCAGCACCATGCAACAAGCTTTAGACGATAAATTTGGGAAAGATAAATATCACGTACAGGTAGTTGGTGCTGTAGGTATCAGTTACGGTGAAGATAAATTAATTGGCCCACCAAGCTGGAAAGTAGATCCAAAAAGCATGAAAGGGGCTTTAATTTCTACGGTTTTAGGTGATGGTGACTGGGTGACTGCACTGAACTATGCTTTTGCAAACGGACTTAAAGTAAATCCAGATTCTAATACTTACGATCCTGAAGCTGTAAACTTCTACCCTTCTCAGGATGATGATTACATCAAATCTGCAGAAGAACTTATTAAATCTCAAAAATCTGGCTGGACGGTTCCTTTAAAGGAAGTTAAAAACGGAAAACTTACAGGAAAAACAATCAACAAAAAAATTGATGGTTGTGCTACATGGACACCTGGAGATAAGATGGTATTTGATGCCTTAAGTGGATTTACAGATGTTGCCTCTACCAAAGAATTTAACAACCAAATGGCAACTACGGTTATTGCTGTTAAAGAATGGTCTACACAACACCCTCAAATTGTAAGTAATATATTGAAGTCGGCTTTAACGGCTTCAAACCAAATGAAACAGTATGATGAATGGCAAGTAAGAGCTTCTGAAGCTGTTGCAGACACTTATGACTTAGAGAGTGCTAAATACTGGTATGACATGTTTAAAGGTCAGAAAGGAAGTAAAAACGGTATTGATTACAACATGGGTGGGTCAAGAGTTTTTAACTATTCTGATGTGATGCAATATTACGGTATTACCGATGGAACAAACCGTTATAAAGCAGTTTACAACCAAGTATCTACCTATTTAAAAGAATTGAATCCGTTTGGTTTCAATGAATCTGTAAAACGTATTGTTCCTTATGATGAAGCGGTAAACCTTTATTTCATTAAAAACATTAATGACATTGAGTCTGGTACGGCGTACAAAGCAGATTATACGAAAGAAGCTAGTGAAGTAATGGCCTCTGGAGAATGGAATATTAGTTTTGATACGGGTAGCGCAAATATTTCTGCGTCTTCTCAAAGTACTTTAGAAACTATTTACAACCTTTTGATACAAGCAGAAGACACGAAGTTAAGCTTAGAAGGCCATACAGATAATACAGGTTCTAGCGAAGCAAATTACGATCTATCGCAACGCAGAGCACAGGCTGTTGTCAACTTTTTAAGAACTAAAGGTATTCCTCAATCTCGTTTCCAAAACGTAATTGGTAAGGGAGAAGATGAACCTGTTGAAAATAATTCAACAAATTCTGGAAGAGCTAAAAACCGTAGGGTAGTTATTGTTCTATTAAAATAA